A single Vibrio sp. YMD68 DNA region contains:
- a CDS encoding phage protein Gp27 family protein, translating to MKSERLTSKESYELANLVRNIGVKNVLLILRKAASPKKAKRLYKVQQLPTDIRARVAVMLSSRRYTQKDILSYVNNEIEHRGLADKFKISRTAFNRFLNEEIYPSLSNQ from the coding sequence ATGAAAAGTGAGCGATTAACTTCTAAAGAATCTTACGAGCTGGCTAACTTGGTTCGTAATATTGGTGTTAAAAATGTTTTGTTGATCCTTAGAAAAGCAGCATCACCGAAAAAAGCAAAGAGGCTTTATAAGGTTCAACAGCTACCAACTGATATTAGAGCGCGAGTGGCGGTAATGCTTTCATCAAGGCGGTACACTCAAAAAGATATTCTTTCTTATGTGAACAATGAAATTGAGCATAGAGGGTTAGCAGATAAGTTTAAGATCTCTCGAACCGCTTTTAATCGCTTTCTGAATGAAGAAATATATCCGAGCTTGTCAAACCAGTAA
- a CDS encoding Mor transcription activator family protein translates to MSIEWLDIAKKDTALDVVMDLIKMNPSKTKVFDEFLSRSKEFNLDERDTVKFICLMVSVFGGSQIYLPSDDTFKQAVTYRLIYKEFKGNNANELSRKYGMSVIAIQRVIKACRKADAEVRKAMGGVK, encoded by the coding sequence ATGTCGATTGAATGGTTAGATATAGCAAAAAAAGATACAGCCTTAGATGTTGTCATGGATTTAATTAAAATGAACCCATCCAAAACAAAAGTTTTTGATGAGTTTCTATCTCGCTCAAAAGAGTTCAATCTTGATGAAAGAGATACTGTTAAATTTATTTGCTTAATGGTTTCTGTGTTTGGTGGTAGTCAAATATATTTACCTAGTGATGATACATTTAAGCAAGCAGTGACATATAGACTTATTTATAAAGAGTTCAAAGGTAACAATGCTAACGAGTTATCTCGAAAATATGGAATGTCTGTTATTGCAATTCAAAGAGTTATTAAGGCTTGTAGAAAGGCTGACGCTGAAGTTAGAAAAGCAATGGGTGGAGTTAAGTAA
- a CDS encoding 6-phospho-beta-glucosidase, with protein sequence MYLHNLIDGVLINGELVKTVSIEPLSNSSRNTVVDLVDAQHQHLVNMPEFKPVNDKHTLAIKGLMLLNENAAASISCLGKYRVTFTYDDICDYKITAQDWNVILTASMAVSELHSGNNGKMLA encoded by the coding sequence ATGTATTTACACAATCTAATAGACGGCGTTCTTATTAATGGCGAACTGGTTAAGACAGTATCAATAGAACCATTATCAAATTCATCTAGAAATACCGTAGTCGATTTAGTTGATGCTCAACACCAGCATCTAGTTAATATGCCCGAGTTCAAACCTGTCAATGACAAGCATACTCTAGCGATTAAGGGTTTAATGCTTCTTAATGAAAACGCAGCTGCTTCTATTAGTTGTCTTGGCAAGTATCGAGTCACTTTTACATATGATGATATTTGCGATTACAAGATAACGGCTCAAGACTGGAATGTAATTTTAACTGCAAGTATGGCGGTTTCAGAATTGCATTCAGGCAATAACGGGAAAATGCTCGCGTAG
- a CDS encoding phage protease — MPVTALCKELDEKASQWVQILPSGPDIKGLDGRSWVLRNPKAILHAFHEMKVPMVIDYEHGQELKATKGEEAPAAGWIEELEIRNGEIWAKADWTKKAASAINSREYRFLSPAFNYNESKEVISLSSVGLTNKPNLVMQALNSRQSEPDNKWEKLSKAIGSNVTSDDELLSALNSRDSQAQKKEIESLVDGYVSDAVFTPAQRDFLVACCHSQGIDEFKKFAGSTSGFSYLNKSTNTPHKTNQSSSSLNETQLAVCRNVGVSEEQFLNVKNKEV, encoded by the coding sequence ATGCCCGTTACAGCGTTATGTAAAGAATTAGACGAAAAAGCAAGTCAGTGGGTGCAGATTCTACCCAGTGGCCCTGACATCAAAGGTTTGGATGGTCGCAGTTGGGTTTTGAGAAATCCTAAAGCTATCCTACACGCCTTTCATGAAATGAAAGTCCCTATGGTTATTGACTACGAACATGGCCAAGAACTAAAGGCAACAAAAGGAGAAGAAGCTCCTGCTGCTGGTTGGATTGAAGAGTTAGAAATTCGCAACGGTGAAATATGGGCTAAAGCGGATTGGACGAAGAAAGCCGCAAGTGCAATTAACTCGCGCGAGTATCGTTTTTTATCACCTGCATTCAATTACAATGAAAGCAAAGAAGTTATTTCGTTATCTAGTGTCGGTTTAACCAATAAGCCAAACCTAGTAATGCAAGCTTTAAATAGCAGACAGAGCGAACCAGATAATAAATGGGAAAAACTATCAAAAGCCATTGGTTCTAATGTCACCTCTGATGATGAATTATTATCAGCTTTAAACTCTCGCGATAGTCAAGCCCAGAAAAAAGAAATTGAATCCTTAGTTGATGGTTATGTAAGTGATGCCGTATTTACACCAGCACAGCGTGATTTTTTAGTTGCTTGCTGTCATAGCCAAGGGATTGATGAGTTTAAAAAGTTTGCTGGTAGCACGTCTGGTTTTTCTTATTTAAATAAGAGTACCAATACGCCACATAAAACAAACCAAAGTTCATCGTCATTAAATGAAACACAATTAGCTGTCTGTCGAAATGTTGGAGTTTCCGAAGAACAGTTTTTAAATGTAAAGAATAAAGAGGTTTAA
- a CDS encoding Mu-like prophage major head subunit gpT family protein produces MPNPIDISNVVIESKTAFAGRFDAGKGGAKPDYPMIATVLPSSAGATGYGWLGDFPRLKEWIGSRQMKNLKKHGYNIVNKMFESSVEIPRVDYEDNDYGRYGIIFQEMGYDAEMYPDEHVFGLLKNGFTEICYDGQPFFDADHPSEDGVNTFSNVIGDPDTDTGQGWYMLDTSRPLKPLVWQERLKPEFQSVTDSTDYNVFTTDNYAFGTRARGNAGYTFWQMAFGSKAALTEANFELMMTKMMEQKDSEGRSLKVKPTVLVVPVAYRSAAEKIVLRRTLENGEDNTNYKAVEILVSQDL; encoded by the coding sequence ATGCCAAATCCAATCGATATTAGTAATGTAGTCATTGAATCTAAAACCGCGTTTGCTGGTCGCTTTGACGCAGGCAAAGGAGGTGCAAAGCCTGATTACCCTATGATTGCTACTGTTCTTCCTTCCTCAGCTGGTGCAACTGGCTACGGTTGGTTGGGGGACTTCCCTCGCCTTAAAGAATGGATCGGTTCTCGCCAAATGAAGAACCTTAAAAAACACGGTTATAACATCGTAAACAAGATGTTTGAATCCTCAGTAGAAATTCCCCGTGTTGACTATGAAGATAATGACTATGGTCGCTATGGCATCATCTTTCAAGAGATGGGTTACGATGCCGAAATGTACCCAGATGAACATGTCTTTGGTTTGCTAAAAAATGGCTTTACAGAGATTTGTTATGACGGACAGCCGTTCTTTGATGCTGACCACCCGTCAGAAGATGGCGTAAATACGTTTTCAAATGTAATTGGTGATCCTGATACGGATACAGGTCAAGGCTGGTACATGTTAGACACTAGTCGCCCTCTTAAACCTTTAGTTTGGCAAGAGCGTTTAAAGCCAGAATTCCAGTCGGTGACTGACTCAACTGATTACAATGTTTTCACTACCGATAATTACGCTTTCGGTACTCGTGCTCGTGGGAACGCTGGCTATACATTCTGGCAAATGGCATTTGGTTCTAAAGCTGCTTTAACAGAAGCTAATTTTGAGTTGATGATGACCAAAATGATGGAACAGAAAGACAGTGAAGGAAGGTCGTTAAAGGTTAAACCTACCGTACTAGTCGTTCCCGTTGCTTATCGTTCTGCCGCTGAGAAGATCGTCTTGCGTCGTACTCTTGAGAACGGGGAAGACAACACCAACTATAAAGCGGTTGAGATTTTAGTTTCTCAAGATTTATAA
- a CDS encoding phage tail tape measure protein, translating to MAQKLETEITLNLAGNLAAKARRYGNSMSEFAKKNQKAMTLVKTSTAAASRGIDALFNRYVGMAAALTTGAIAKGFVSLDRRLSRLAIAAEVSKEKASELYDEIQRVSNLEGIRIDPSESLSAIEEILTKTGDLGYAMENLPNIAAVIQATGAAGQQVGGIFTEFKKLAIEGSKEAMAAIDVLNKQGKSGAFTLASMANSGPQIFAAYAATGRQGAEAVTELGAALQVIRGGVGSDEQAVTAFEALIRDITSPDRVKKLQQLGGISVFDQDKLKDGIEVMRPLPSIMEEIVNKSGGMSEKLAMLNLTDEAKRALNPLIALYKDTGSANAFSGFMSIVGDGSVTLADAAVAAGDAAASLQLLGNSFDKFTNQRLAEPIRELSAAINSIDDDTIQSWLKWGETAI from the coding sequence ATGGCTCAAAAGTTAGAGACAGAGATTACATTAAACTTGGCGGGCAACTTAGCGGCAAAAGCTAGGCGTTATGGAAACTCTATGAGTGAGTTCGCTAAGAAAAATCAAAAGGCTATGACCCTAGTCAAAACCTCAACCGCCGCAGCTAGTCGAGGTATCGACGCTTTATTTAATCGATATGTAGGCATGGCTGCTGCACTTACTACAGGAGCGATTGCAAAAGGATTTGTTTCGTTAGATAGGCGATTAAGTCGCCTTGCAATTGCGGCAGAAGTCAGTAAAGAAAAAGCGTCTGAGCTATACGATGAAATCCAAAGGGTGAGTAACCTAGAAGGCATTAGAATAGACCCTAGTGAGTCACTGTCTGCAATCGAAGAAATCTTAACAAAGACAGGTGATTTGGGTTATGCCATGGAAAACCTTCCTAATATTGCAGCTGTGATTCAGGCGACAGGTGCGGCAGGCCAACAAGTCGGTGGGATATTTACCGAATTTAAGAAGCTTGCAATCGAAGGTTCGAAAGAAGCTATGGCAGCAATTGATGTGCTAAATAAACAAGGTAAAAGCGGTGCTTTTACTCTTGCTAGCATGGCTAACTCTGGCCCTCAAATATTCGCTGCTTATGCTGCTACTGGTAGACAAGGAGCAGAAGCCGTTACAGAGCTTGGGGCTGCGTTACAGGTTATTAGAGGTGGAGTGGGTAGTGATGAACAAGCCGTTACTGCATTCGAAGCTCTAATTCGTGATATTACCTCTCCAGATAGGGTTAAAAAGCTTCAGCAATTGGGCGGTATTAGTGTTTTTGATCAAGATAAGTTAAAAGATGGTATTGAGGTCATGCGCCCCCTTCCTTCAATTATGGAAGAAATTGTTAATAAGTCAGGTGGTATGTCAGAAAAGTTAGCAATGTTAAATTTAACTGATGAAGCAAAGCGAGCCTTGAACCCATTAATAGCCTTGTATAAAGATACAGGTTCAGCTAATGCCTTTAGCGGGTTTATGTCAATTGTCGGTGACGGCTCTGTTACTCTCGCAGATGCTGCTGTAGCGGCAGGTGATGCCGCTGCAAGTTTACAGCTTTTAGGAAATTCCTTTGATAAGTTTACTAATCAGAGGCTTGCTGAACCCATTCGTGAGCTTTCTGCCGCAATTAACAGTATTGACGATGACACCATTCAAAGCTGGTTAAAATGGGGTGAGACGGCAATTTAG